In a genomic window of Paroedura picta isolate Pp20150507F chromosome 14, Ppicta_v3.0, whole genome shotgun sequence:
- the LOC143824014 gene encoding protocadherin gamma-A10-like: protein MEETQRLWNNKKGILQCFILMYIWEAVSAQIHYSIPEEMQKGSFVGNIAEDLGMDGKHLSEHGLRIVSRIGTSQYFTLNVVSGHLQISERVDREEICGRAEDCMLNFQVIIESKLKIYGVEVEIIDINDNAPQFLSGKQKLKISESSLLGSQFPLPEAQDPDLGINSIQSYHLMGSSHFSLDVQTRESGARHVKLVLEKSLDREEQPVHDLILTATDGGDPVRSGTTQIQVIVLDANDNAPAFSQPVYKVNVEENIPKGTTVATIRATDVDEGINGEIKYSFKKITEKDSKTFLLNSTTGILTLLGNLDYEESSLYDFEVNAEDGGGLSDWSQVVIAVRDLNDNAPELAINFLINTLPENSPVGTVIALLNVQDRDSGVNGEVTCSVPSNLPFQLKKSVDHFYSLVTYDNLDRETVINYNVIITAADNGTPSLSTSVHISLEILDKNDNAPVFAESSYMSYFLENNPRGASIFSLTANDPDWEENSRITYSIIEGHKKSIISSYLSINSETGIIYALNSFDYEEFQEISFLVQAQDGGSPPLSSNVSVTLFILDQNDNAPEILHPSIPTDGSTGVELAPHTSEPGYLVTKVVAVDADSGQNGWLSYQLLKATEPGLFTIGLHTGEIRTARFFLDKDALKQSLVILVKDNGQPSLSASVTVTVVLADSIPDVLTDLSSISVPADPQSDLTFYLVVAVAFVSCLFFIFLLVLLALRLRRWRTSQLCNSGSMNFTSVPVSQFVGIDGVRAFLRSYCHEVSLTSGSRKSQILFPIGSCTNTLTPQQACDPPDPLLIAGDSAIIVEEAAISQVGMIISIILKFGF, encoded by the coding sequence ATGGAAGAAACTCAGAGGCTGTGGAACAATAAAAAAGGAATCCTACAATGCTTTATCCTGATGTACATTTGGGAAGCAGTTTCTGCACAGATCCACTATTCCATTCCAGAGGAGATGCAGAAAGGCTCTTTCGTGGGGAATATTGCAGAAGATCTAGGAATGGAtggaaagcatctttcagaaCATGGACTTCGGATTGTCTCCCGTATAGGTACAAGTCAATATTTTACTTTAAATGTTGTCAGTGGCCATTTACAAATCTCTGAGAGAGTAGACAGAGAAGAAATTTGTGGAAGGGCAGAGGATTGCATGTTAAATTTCCAGGTGATTATTGAGAGTAAATTAAAGATCTATGGAGTTGAAGTGGAAATTATTGACATAAATGATAATGCTCCGCAGTTCCTATCAGGGAAACAGAAACTGAAAATAAGTGAGTCATCTCTGCTAGGATCTCAGTTTCCCCTTCCTGAAGCTCAAGATCCAGATCTGGGCATAAATTCTATACAGAGCTACCATCTCATGgggagcagccatttttctttggATGTGCAAACAAGAGAAAGTGGCGCTAGGCATGTCAAACTGGTGTTGGAAAAAAGTCTAGACAGGGAAGAGCAACCAGTTCATGACCTCATCCTGACAGCTACTGATGGGGGTGATCCAGTGAGATCTGGCACTACTCAAATCCAAGTGATAGTTCTGGATGCAAATGACAATGCGCCAGCTTTCAGCCAGCCAGTCTACAAAGTTAATGTTGAGGAAAACATCCCTAAAGGGACCACTGTAGCCACCATAAGAGCCACTGATGTAGATGAAGGAATCAATGGAGAAATAAAATACTCATTCAAAAAAATCACTGAGAAAGATtctaaaacatttcttttaaactCAACAACCGGTATCCTAACGCTCTTAGGCAACCTTGATTATGAAGAGTCTTCATTATATGACTTCGAGGTGAATGCCGAGGATGGGGGAGGGCTTAGTGACTGGTCACAAGTTGTGATTGCTGTTAGGGATCTGAATGACAATGCCCCTGAATTAGCAATAAACTTTTTGATCAACACCCTACCTGAAAACTCTCCAGTAGGCACGGTTATTGCTCTCTTAAATGTACAAGATCGTGATTCAGGAGTCAATGGGGAGGTAACATGCTCCGTTCCAAGCAACCTGCCTTTCCAGTTAAAGAAATCTGTGGACCACTTTTATAGTTTAGTGACATATGACAACCTTGACAGGGAGACGGTAATAAACTACAATGTCATCATTACTGCTGCTGATAACGGGACTCCATCGCTTTCTACATCTGTCCATATCTCACTGGAGATTCTAGATAAAAATGACAATGCTCCTGTATTTGCAGAATCATCCTACATGTCTTATTTCCTAGAGAATAATCCCAGAGGAGCTTCAATATTTTCTTTAACAGCAAATGATCCAGACTGGGAAGAAAATTCCAGAATAACTTATTCAATCATTGAAGGACACAAGAAGTCCATTATTTCATCATACCTGTCAATTAATTCTGAAACTGGGATTATTTATGCCTTAAACTCATTTGACTATGAAGAGTTCCAAGAAATTAGCTTCCTAGTCCAGGCCCAAGATGGAGGCTCTCCACCACTCAGCTCCAATGTCTCAGTGACCCTCTTCATCCTGGATCAGAATGACAATGCCCCAGAAATCTTGCATCCTTCTATTCCTACCGATGGCTCCACTGGAGTAGAGCTGGCTCCCCACACTTCTGAGCCTGGATATCTGGTCACTAAAGTGGTGGCAGTGGATGCAGACTCTGGCCAGAATGGCTGGCTTTCCTATCAATTACTCAAGGCCACAGAGCCAGGGCTCTTCACCATAGGACTCCACACTGGAGAGATCAGGACAGCCCGTTTCTTTCTGGACAAGGATGCTCTTAAGCAAAGCCTGGTGATTTTAGTGAAGGACAATGGGCAGCCTTCCCTCTCTGCTTCAGTCACAGTCACTGTGGTGCTGGCTGACAGCATCCCTGATGTATTGACTGACCTGAGCAGCATCTCAGTTCCTGCAGATCCCCAGTCAGACCTCACCTTCTACCTGGTGGTTGCTGTGGCATTTGTCTCCTGCTTGTTTTTCATCTTCCTCCTTGTCTTGCTGGCACTCAGACTTCGCAGGTGGAGGACTTCTCAGTTGTGTAATTCCGGAAGTATGAATTTCACAAGTGTTCCCGTTTCACAGTTTGTGGGGATCGATGGAGTCCGAGCATTTCTTCGCTCCTATTGCCATGAGGTTTCATTAACTTCAGGATCTCGGAAAAGCCAGATTCTTTTTCCAATTGGAAGCTGCACAAATACCCTGACACCACAGCAGGCTTGTGATCCACCAGATCCTTTGTTAATAGCAGGTGATTCAGCCATAATTGTTGAAGAAGCAGCAATCAGCCAGGTAGGAATGATCATTTCAATTATTTTAAAGTTTGGTTTTTGA
- the LOC143823452 gene encoding protocadherin gamma-A6-like isoform X2, with protein sequence MEKTQKLWNCKEKGIFQYLSLLFVWKAVSGQIRYSIPEEMQKGSFVGNIAEDLGMDGKHLPDRDLRIVTRTGMVQYFSLNIHNGHLQTSERIDREAICGQAEKCILNFQVIVESKRKLYGVEVEITDINDNAPQFPSGEQELKINEISIQGSRFPLPKAQDQDLGMNSVQSYQLTGSSHFSLDVKMGENSARHVELVLEKSLDREEQSMYELILTAADGGDPVRTGTVQIKVIVSDANDNAPVFSQPLYTISIEENIPKGSTICRVRAVDPDEGINGELKYSFQEATKKDSQMFLLNSTTGTILVIGDIDFEISSFYELEVHAEDYGGLFDRAKVEITVTDLNDNTPELTVTFLTKSIKENSPAGTVIAILNIEDQDSGVNGDVTCSVPEILPFQLKKSTDNFYSLVTAEVLDREQRESYNITVSVTDHGIPPLSTAMVISLYIVDTNDNPPHFSDSVYISYFMENNQRGASVYSLTASDPDWEENSRITYSITKRDINDSSLSSYISINSETGIIYALRSFDYEEFQEINFQVKAQDGGSPPLSSSVSVTLFILDQNDNAPEILYPSTPIDGSTGVELAPRSSEPGYLVTKVVAVDADSGQNSWLSYQLLKATEPGLFSIGLHTGEIRTARFFLDKDVLRQSLVVLVKDNGEPPLSASTTITVVLANSIPESLSDISSISAPADPQSDLTFYLVVAVAFVSCLFFTFLLVLLALRLHRWRTSQLCESGSMNFTRVPVSQFVGIDGVRAFLHSYCQEVSLTTDSRKSQFNISKGNYSNTLTDHLTGEVKDPILVGEDFNLTTGDQITLQLLWKRFVIPSMKRWQCIPLWEILQKIWD encoded by the coding sequence ATGGAAAAAACACAGAAGTTGTGGAACTGCAAAGAGAAGGGAATCTTCCAATATCTAAGCCTATTGTTTGTTTGGAAAGCAGTTTCTGGACAGATTCGTTATTCCATTCCTGAAGAGATGCAGAAAGGCTCTTTTGTGGGGAATATTGCAGAGGACCTGGGAATGGATGGAAAGCATCTTCCAGACCGTGACCTGCGGATAGTTACTAGAACAGGTATGGTTCAGTATTTTTCTTTAAACATCCACAATGGTCATTTACAGACCTCTGAGAGAATAGACAGAGAAGCAATCTGTGGACAGGCAGAAAAGTGCATCTTGAATTTTCAAGTGATTGTTGAGAGTAAAAGAAAACTCTATGGTGTTGAAGTGGAAATTACAGATATAAATGACAATGCTCCTCAGTTCCCTTCTGGGGAACAAGAACTGAAAATCAATGAAATATCTATCCAGGGGTCTCGATTTCCGCTCCCTAAAGCTCAAGATCAAGATCTTGGCATGAATTCTGTGCAGAGTTACCAGCTCacaggcagcagccatttttctctggaTGTGAAAATGGGAGAAAATAGTGCCAGGCATGTAGAGTTGGTATTGGAAAAGAGTCTTGACAGGGAAGAGCAATCAATGTATGAACTAATCCTCACAGCAGCTGATGGAGGTGATCCAGTTAGGACTGGCACGGTTCAAATCAAAGTAATTGTTTCCGATGCAAATGACAATGCTCCAGTCTTTAGTCAACCACTTTATACAATAAGCATCGAGGAGAATATTCCTAAAGGGTCCACAATCTGTAGAGTTAGAGCTGTTGATCCAGATGAAGGAATCAATGGAGAGCTGAAATACTCCTTCCAAGAAGCCACCAAGAAGGactctcaaatgtttcttttaaacTCAACAACTGGTACAATATTAGTCATAGGGGATATTGACTTTGAGATATCATCTTTTTATGAATTGGAGGTGCACGCTGAGGATTATGGAGGATTGTTTGACAGGGCAAAGGTTGAGATCACTGTTACAGATCTAAATGATAATACACCTGAATTAACTGTAACTTTTCTCACAAAGTCCATCAAGGAGAACTCACCAGCTGGAACTGTTATTGCTATTTTAAATATAGAAGATCAAGATTCAGGAGTTAATGGTGACGTCACATGTTCGGTTCCTGAAATCCTTCCTTTTCAACTTAAAAAATCCACAGATAACTTCTACAGTTTGGTAACAGCTGAAGTCCTTGATAGGGAGCAGAGAGAATCATACAATATCACTGTCTCTGTAACTGATCATGGGATACCTCCTCTTTCTACAGCCATGGTGATATCACTTTACATCGTAGATACAAATGACAACCCTCCACACTTTTCAGATTCAGTGTACATATCTTATTTCATGGAAAATAACCAAAGAGGAGCTTCAGTCTATTCCCTAACAGCAAGTGATCCAGACTGGGAAGAGAACTCCAGAATAACTTATTCCATCACCAAAAGGGATATCaatgattcctccctttcttcctacATTTCCATTAATTCTGAGACTGGGATTATTTATGCCCTTCGTTCCTTTGATTATGAAGAGTTCCAGGAAATTAACTTCCAGGTCAAGGCCCAAGATGGAGgttccccaccactcagctcTAGTGTCTCAGTGACTCTCTTCATCCTTGATCAGAATGACAATGCCCCAGAAATCTTGTATCCTTCTACCCCCATAGATGGCTCCACTGGAGTAGAGCTGGCCCCTCGCTCATCTGAGCCAGGTTACCTTGTCACCAAAGTGGTGGCAGTAGATGCAGACTCTGGCCAGAATTCCTGGCTCTCCTATCAGTTACTCAAGGCCACAGAGCCAGGGCTCTTCTCCATAGGCCTCCACACTGGAGAGATCAGGACTGCCCGTTTCTTTCTGGACAAAGATGTTCTCAGGCAAAGTCTGGTGGTTCTAGTGAAGGACAATGGGGAaccccctctctctgcctcaaCAACAATCACTGTGGTATTGGCCAACAGCATCCCTGAAAGCCTCTCTGATATTAGCAGCATATCAGCTCCTGCAGACCCTCAGTCGGACCTCACCTTCTACCTGGTGGTTGCTGTAGCATTTGTCTCCTGCTTgtttttcactttcctccttGTGTTGCTGGCTCTCAGGTTGCACAGGTGGAGAACCTCTCAGCTATGTGAGTCTGGGAGTATGAATTTCACTAGGGTTCCTGTCTCACAGTTTGTGGGGATTGACGGTGTGCGAGCATTTCTCCACTCTTATTGCCAGGAGGTTTCTCTCACCACAGACTCTAGAAAAAGCCAGTTCAACATTTCCAAGGGAAATTATTCCAATACTCTGACGGACCACTTGACTGGTGAGGTAAAAGATCCTATCCTAGTTGGTGAAGATTTTAATTTAACAACTGGGGATCAAATCACACTACAG